The genomic segment AGTCAAGGGAAGCAAGAGATGTGAAATTGACATGTGAAAGATGAAGATAGATGAAAAGATCACAACTATTCAAGTCTAGTATTGTTAGTGAATGACGCATGTTAATTGACTATACCCATCTTGAGCAGCTGTAAGGTTCACCCTGGACAGGACTAGGCCTTTTAGAGAAGAGAGCCCAGCAACCCATCCGTGATCCTTAGTGCTTAATGAATTCCATACTGGGGAGAAAACTGAATCTCCAAGATCTAAATACCGTAAATGTGAGAGATTTCCTAAATGACAGGGAATTTCACCATCAAATCCTGCGCTTGAGAGATTGAGGTATCTCAAGTTTTTCAACAATCCAAGGAATGCGGGAACTTGGATTCCCAAAAAATTATTGGAGCTCAGGTCCAAATATcgcaaattggtcaaattgacCAAAGATGGATTTAATTGGCCTCCCAAACAGTTTGTGCAGTGATAACCATCATCATCATAAAATGGCACCGTATTGCATATATCAAGTTTCAAAAGACTACCACTAGTTTTGTGGCAACTAATGTCTTCCCATGAACAACAGCTTTCTCCAATCCAAGATAATAGATGATTTGATTCATTTATCAACCCACGTTTGAATTGAAAAAGAGCTTGTCGTTCATTCTCAACACAGGAGACATTTGAATAATTATGAGCTTGTTTGCTGCTGCCAAATGGGAATTGGCTGGTTACAGGAATAGAACTAAATAAGAAGAGTTGTAGTAAAGATGAAAAAGTACAAAGAAGACGATGCTCCATTGGATTTCTCTGGTACAATTGGTTTATTCGATATAGTTAGCTCAGATGGGTGGCCTCATTTATACACTTTAAAAAGCATCACTTCACCGTTGTGTTTGTATGAAGTAGGAAGGAACTATACAAAGGTGATAAAGCGACGATGACTTCTAGTCTTCGTTGAAAAAAATCTGTTGACATGGTGGAGGAGAAAGACAGCATGGAAAATCCTTGCGTGCTTGTGGGGAAAATCCTTGGCGACATACAAATGTAAATAGTAATTCATTTTTATCTGGATTTTAATTTGATTTGGATATATACCTACGTCACCACAGAAAATCAATACTAACCTATGTTTTGTTATTCATATTAACTAGTGATCGGGACACATTGTATGTGTGTATAAATAATTCAAGCTATGTTTAGTTGTAAAAATTAGTTTTACACTTTGAAAATTTATGTTTTATGAACTTTTGTGTGAAAAACAATAAACACgagtatttaatttttgttagtTATCGTTAATTGTAAGCATTAGCAATACAACTAAAAATTTtgcataaaacaagaaaaagtaatttttcaaatatggTTATGCCATTTTACCCCTTAGTGTAAGAATGAAAATGGTAATGTAAAAGAtgacaaaaaatttgttttatagtTAGACATGAAAGAATTAATGTTTGATATAatatcatcaaaaaaaaaaaaatcagcgttcgacttcatatttatttatttatttggcaagCAATATCCAAATCTTGATGGTTTGCAATCTATAAGATAAGGAACTTAACCATTTTCTTTTATGACAATTACAACTATACAGGCATGGGGGACAGAATTAGTTTTTTTGGGAAGAATTGATAGTTATATTAGTCACAACTGTACGCATGTCTATATGGCAATTATTCCTTAAACAAACAAGTTCATAACTTCGTTTATATGTTACATGATTGTAATCACACCTTTCTCAGTTTGTGTCCATTTTAATTAGATGATTAGGAATGTTTACAAATGGAAAAAAGCGAAAATACCATATTTTTTAATATGAATTCTGACATCTACAATGTATAAGCAGGTCCCCAAAAAAATTTACTGAAAAGATGAGAGCTGCACACTTTATTTCATTATAATATTCGCCTAATAAAAATGCATTTGTCCCCTCAAACAAAATGATAAATCATTATGCTAGCTGTGTGGTCTAACTCCAACGTAGTAGCACAAGTGACACACAgtcaaatcccaaaaaaaaacaaaaaggaattcTTGtcattgtaaattttttttattgggcaaattccactttaccccctgtggtttagccatttttttacataacccccctatggtttcaaaagctatacataaccccctcatgatttggattaaagtatcaaagtgATGGAAATGATCATTCATAACggcgtcacctaaaatgtcaaaattacccttatgcaaagttgaaatttatgtattaaccaaggggggttatgtgtatattttgaaaattataagggggttatatggtaaaatattaaaccataagggggtaaaatattaaaccataagggggttatatggtaaaatataaaaatcatacggggttaatgtgtcatgtatttataagggtaattttgatatttttagaagttccgttacaCGTGACTGTTTCCGTTACTTTGATACTTTAATTCAAACCATGAGgggttatatatagtttttgaaaccatagggggttaaaaagggtaaaccacaggggggtaaaatgtaatttacccttttttatttGTTGTGCACAAGTGACACACAgtcaaatcccaaaaaaaaaaaggaattcttGTCATTGTaaattctttttgttttgttgggcAAAATCACCTCATTTTATTGATCATCAGATATCTAACAAATGATTAATATCTAACATTGTGAAAGTTTTTATTCCTACTATTGTTCAGTTCTTATTAAACTTCGAGTAAGCATCTGATCTAATCGAATTTGGCtgatgaaaagaaaagtaatTGGCTAGAAATATTGGTGGAATAGTACTATAGAAATGCTCCGCAGGAATACTACTATAGTAATTAGCTAGAAACCTTAGCGATTGTGACGTAGAAAATGCACTGACCCCCTAAATGATGCAACCCTGCTTAGACAGATATCCATCATTAGGGAAAATCgccaatttagtcctcaaaCTATTTTATTAAAGTCGATTTGGTCCCTCAACATTTTATCGTACGAATTAAGTCCCTTAATTAAAATTCTTATGCCAATTGAGGACCTATACGGCGTTGCCACCCAAAACACATGTATCTGTATAGAAACCAACGGCGAGGCAGGGGCTTTtttggaaataaaaaaatataatttctatATCCTCCTTTTCGTCTTCTTCATCGTGGATCGTTTCTTCTTTTACGGGTGTTTTTGGGATTTCACCGGTTAAGCCGGCTTCCATCATCCCCTTCTTACAGGGGTCTAAGTGGTTGCCCAGTAGCCAACCCAGTATTGGGAAGGCGGGGAGTTTGATAGATAAAGGGGGAACTGCTGCTACGGCGGATAAGTCTAGTAATACCGGGAAGCAAGGGCCTGTTGTGGAGAAGAGTACTGTTGCTGCAGTGGCGGctgaaaaaaaatcattttctgTGAGTCATGGGTTCCATCATTGTTGTATATTGCAATTTACTGAAAAACTTGTAGAACTGGAATTAGGCACCTGTATTCTCGGAAGCCTCTGATGGAGCATTATAAATTTGTAGTCTCTTTTAAGTAAAGCCCAACTTCCTTCCTTGTTAGGACTTGGAACTCTTGGTCTCGTTGTGATTCTTGTGAAACTCAGAAAAGTGCATGTTTCACAAAGAACTCAAGTGATGTAATGTTGCTTACGGGCTGGAAAAAGTAGGAGGAggtttgaacttggaaagaaaaacaaagaatcaTCAACATACGTATTGTTAACATAATCCTTGTGGGAAATCTTTGTTAATTGAATCATTAATATTATTGAAGGGCACCACCGGGAGGGGGCAAGCAACGCTTTCATTTTGATGATCAAACGGTTGCCCGTTTCTCCCAAGTATCAGGAGTTGGGCCCTAGGACCAACCATCATCATCGAGCATCAAAGACCGCCCACAAAGTAATCTATCTAAACAAGCCCAAAATCTAAACTAGTAATTTAagaattcccaaaaaaaaaaaaagacacttcATCCTCTTGACTTGACGGCATTTTGATTTTATCCGAAAGTTAATGGTTTTAATTTTAAGTGGCCAATACGGAGGGATTGTCTGcaatctttcatcttcttcagcGCTGCATCAACAATGGCGTCTCTGTTAGCTGGAGCAGTCCCAATGGCAGCCTCTCAAACGGCCTTGTGTTTTCCTCTATCTCCTTCCTTGTCTCGTCCTCAACCcctgctttcttcttcttcctcctcctcctcctcctccctctcaACTTCACTCTCACTCTCCTCACCCGCCTCTTCAACACTCCCTTTCAGTAAGTAGCAATTAATTATATCCTAATCCTTCaccccaaaaagaaaagaaaaaaagaactcGATCTCACATGCGTCTATTTCTTCAGTTGCTAAAGTAATTGCATTATTTTCTTGGCCTCTCAGTTTATTGTGGAAGAGGAGACAAAAAGGCTGCAAAAGGCAAACGCTTCAATCACTCCTTTGGAAACGTGAGTGAACTAATTTATATTTCCTTATTTATATTTTCAACAGGAGTTATTTACTTTCTCGAATATGGATATACCTGTGTCCGTAGGCGAGGCCAAAGGACAAGAAGAAAGGGAGAGGACCACCTAGGGTTGCTGTACCTCCGTCGCCCCCCAGGAAAGATCGATACGACGACGGCGAGGTTGTTAAGATTGAGATTGACGAGTCTCTAGGCTGAGCAGATGACGGATTTTAATTGGTTTTCCTTTTTGTGTAATTCTGAGCTTACATGTGGCTTTTGCAGTTATGCTCTCATCATCTCTCATGCAGTTTCATTACCTTGATTACTTTGTTGTTGCCAAACTCCCCGCCTTCCCAATAGTGGGTTGGCTACTGGGCAACCACTTAGACCCCTGTAAGAAGGGGATGATGGAAGCCGGCTTAACCGGTGAAATCCCAAAAACACCCGTAAAAGAAGAAACGGTCGACGATGAAGAAGACAAAGAGGAGGACGTAGAAATCGTATTTTTTTACTTCCAAAAAAGCCCTTGCCTCGCCGTTGGTTTATGTACAGATACATGTGTTTTGGGTGGCGACGCCATATAGGTCCTTAATTGACATAAGAATTTTAGTTAAGGGACTTAATTCGTGTGATAAAATATTGAGGGACCAAATCAGCTTTAGTAAAATAGtttgaggactaaattggcGATTTTCCCCCATCATTATCTAAAACTACCAGTTGATACACGAAATAATGTAAAATCTTGTACGGTAGATGTAAATATTAGAACAAAATATGTACATAATATAACAATAATATGTGAAAACATACTAAATTTTATCATACATTCAATCTATCTTTTTAGTTTCAATCTTACTCGTCAGTCCACACTAACTATACTTTGCGGTCACTACTACATAGGATTACATagaatctaaatcccttaagcAGCTGTAGAATGTAGTTGGATATTTAATATTACATACATAATACCATTATTTGGAAAGAAACAATCACGAGTTTGTTCAAATAAGCAATCTAAGAATCACTCAAGGAAATTGATTCAATTGCTATTCTTGTGGTTCATAGATAGTATTTAGTTTATTGTTGTAAGGAATATATAAggtaatttttctgatttatttTACGATAAGACCAGTATTTCTATCACAGCCAACTCTTTTCATGAATCATGACCGACAATTCACCATGACTAAATATTTGATTTATCTATCAAGGAAATTGCTTTGGTATTGGTCATCTAGAAAGTAAGCTTAGATAAAGCGTCAGCTACAGTAATAAATATTTGTAGAAAATTGTAGACAAAATAAGTAGAACTGAAAGTCTTTATGACTAACAACTTGATTTATTTATCAAGGACAGTGCTTTGGTATTGGTCATCTATGAAGTAAGCTCAGATAAAGCATCAGCTACAATAATAAATGTTTGTAGAAAATTGTAGATAAACAAGTACGACTGAAAGTCTTTATCGCTAGCGACTTGATTTACTTATCAAGGAAATTGATTTGGTATTGGTCATCTATAAAGTAAGCTTAGATAAAATATCACCTACAGTAATAGCAGAAAATTACAGATAAAATGAGTATGACTGAAAGTCTTCATGGAAAGTCTGTAGAGTGATGCTTTCCTTTATCAATTGGTATCAAAATTAATGGCATGGACCACTTAATTAATGGctggttgaatttttttttataaaagaaaatttcattaatagattgctggaaatcatccatcatgatTTGATATACATCACTGACCTAATGACAGGTAAAACATGCAACAAAAATTACCCATCTACCATAGATACAATATActtgaaaaatacaagaaatttgtcAATTGTTTTCCAATAGATTAATCAATGCAACTACCCTCGGATGCATGTTGTAATCGCTAGATATGCTAATCAATGGTTTGAAACTCCAATATTGGCTGGCTGAATTAATCCATCTTTAAGAATAAACCAaccaaattttagaaaataggATCCACATACTTTGTTAATCAGTTGATCCTGCGATGTTCTTCATTAAAGTGGACAATTTACACACACAAAAAAGATTTAAACTTTATCTCATGAAAATTCTTTCCAACATTTGTATGGATCTATGTCTCTTTCTCTGGTGATTTAAACT from the Coffea arabica cultivar ET-39 chromosome 11e, Coffea Arabica ET-39 HiFi, whole genome shotgun sequence genome contains:
- the LOC140021646 gene encoding small ribosomal subunit protein bTHXc-like — its product is MASLLAGAVPMAASQTALCFPLSPSLSRPQPLLSSSSSSSSSSLSTSLSLSSPASSTLPFIYCGRGDKKAAKGKRFNHSFGNARPKDKKKGRGPPRVAVPPSPPRKDRYDDGEVVKIEIDESLG